In the genome of Pseudomonas protegens, one region contains:
- a CDS encoding DUF6990 domain-containing protein, which yields MTEKEACAILQAQGWACGKDEVSDRFCIKCLGEIQVQIIPTIGKRSDHFRVSFMPSISSTAFSDAVAFIYGEGEYFSPVIVSNETPQKLETIGADDVVELSDKALSWAQNQDIDAGLALYRSLPTDAKGAMPLRHLAALAIAQDVDQLEDYKKSFEKGERLGFVPYITVEMIERSLLIAQGNAPKVN from the coding sequence ATGACAGAGAAAGAGGCATGTGCGATTTTGCAAGCACAAGGTTGGGCCTGTGGAAAGGATGAGGTAAGTGACCGCTTTTGCATCAAGTGTTTGGGCGAGATCCAAGTCCAGATCATTCCAACTATAGGGAAGCGCTCGGATCATTTTAGAGTTTCGTTCATGCCCTCCATCTCCTCGACAGCGTTTTCGGATGCTGTCGCGTTCATCTATGGGGAGGGAGAATATTTTTCACCTGTCATCGTAAGCAACGAAACGCCCCAGAAGTTAGAGACCATTGGCGCTGACGATGTAGTCGAGCTATCTGACAAGGCGTTATCTTGGGCTCAGAATCAAGATATAGATGCGGGCCTGGCGCTCTACAGGTCTTTACCTACAGACGCCAAAGGAGCAATGCCACTCAGGCATCTAGCTGCACTAGCAATTGCGCAAGATGTCGATCAGTTAGAGGACTACAAAAAAAGCTTTGAAAAGGGCGAAAGGCTGGGGTTCGTCCCATACATCACCGTTGAAATGATTGAGCGCTCGCTGCTGATTGCGCAGGGAAACGCTCCCAAGGTTAACTGA
- a CDS encoding short-chain dehydrogenase — translation MNQRFIPITGIDCLIPCLFIDKNAPLDVLHANGTARLLAVTQLLESLSRAELKSADDTDLQHISNAAAILLRDSCDLLGVMGWRLQA, via the coding sequence ATGAACCAACGATTTATTCCCATCACCGGCATCGACTGCCTGATTCCCTGCCTCTTTATCGACAAGAACGCCCCCCTCGACGTTTTGCACGCCAACGGCACCGCACGTTTACTGGCAGTAACTCAACTGCTGGAAAGCCTCTCCCGCGCAGAACTGAAGAGTGCTGATGACACCGACCTGCAACATATCTCCAACGCAGCGGCGATTCTGCTGCGTGACAGCTGCGACCTGTTGGGAGTGATGGGCTGGCGCCTTCAAGCCTGA